The genomic DNA CATGCGCTTTCGCGTCCATCACGAAACCCGCTATCGCTACCGCGCGCCGGTGACGCTCGGCGCGCACGTCATCAGGCTGCGTCCGCGCGAAGACGCGACCCAGCGGCTCGTCCACCACAGCCTCGTCATCGATCCCGCACCGGAAAAGGCGACCGGTGCCACCGATGCGGAGGGCAACGTCATCACCTACGCGTGGTTCACCGACGTCAGGACGGACGCGCTCACCATCACCAGTGCGTTCGAGGTCGAAACGCTGCGCACGGATGCGTTCGACTATCTGCTCGACGCCAACTTCACCGCCGTGCCGGTGCGCTATCCGATCGAGGTGGCGCGTGTCCTGCAGCCGTATCTGGCGGGAGAGGCCGCCGCGAGCGTGCGGGATTTCGCGACGGCAGTCCGCGGTGACGCGGGGGAGGCGCCGCCGGCGTTTCTGGATGCGCTGAATCGCGCGATCCACACGCGCACGCGGCTTGCCATCCGCGACGACGGGCGCCCCGCGCAAAGCGCGGCGGAGACGCTGGCGCTCGGGCGCGGCGCCTGCCGCGATGCGACCGTGCTCTTCATGGAGGCAGCGCGCTGCATGGGATTCGCCGCGCGCTTCGTGAGCGGCTACCGGCGCGGCGACCTCACGCGGCCGGACCGTCATCTGCACGCGTGGGCCGAGGTCTTCGTCCCGGGCGGCGGCTGGCGTGGCTGGGACCCGGTGGAAGGGGTCGGCGTGGCCGATCGGCACGTCGCGCTCGCCGCCTCCGCGGAGCAGATGCATACCATGCCGGTCTCCGGCGCGTATTTCGGGAGCGGCGTGGGCTCGACACTCGGCTATACGATCCGTATCGAGGCTGAGTCACATTACTTTCCCACTAGCAATTAGTGCAGCTTTGCGGCGACAAGGCGTACACTGCGCTCACGAGTGGGAGCCCAATAGGTGGTGCGGCGGCAAGACGCGCAAGCGCAAGGCTTGGCGGCGGTATCGCTGATCAAGCCGCCGTCACAAGCCATCATGACCGGTGCCAAAGGGAGGAATCAGTCATGTGGAAGCGTTATGCCTGTATTGCAGCGGCCGCCTCGATCGTCTCGGCGGGATCCGCTTTCGGTGCCTTGGACGACGCTGCAGCAACCGCAATATTGAGCAAGGCTGGCTGCAGAGCTTGCCACGCCGTCGACAAGAAGATGGTGGGGCCCTCTTATCAAGATATCGCCAAGAAGTACAAAGGCGATGCAAAAGCCGTCGCGACCCTCGCCGAAAAGGTGCGCAAAGGCGGCTCCGGCAACTGGGGCACGGTCCCCATGCCACCGTCCCCGCCGGAGAAGATCAGCGACGCCGACCTCAAGGCCGTCCTCGAGTGGATATTGTCGAAGTAAGCTGACCCGCGCAGTCCTTCTTCCCCGGGCGGGGTGCTCCTCGTCCGGAGATCGGCGTTACCTCGCGGGCGTTTGAGCTAAGTCAAGACGCCCCGAATTGGGATGTCCCATCATGGCGGACATTCCGCATGTCGACGAGCTGTGATGGAGGAGAGGCATGGGGGCGCATTTCGAGCGGGCTTGGGACTGTATGAACCTTCGGTTCGCCGCTGTCGGTGCTTTGCTGCTGCTAATCGCCTCTGCACCGGCGGCAGAGACGCCCAGCGCTCCGGTCGACCCGGCGAAGCCGCCGCCGCATCGCCCTCTGCGATCGAACGTCGTACCCGAGACGCCGCCCGCTCCGACCGAGCCCACGACCTTCTCCGGATACGCCGATGCGCCGCCGTTCAAGGTCGTGCCACAGAAGGACAAGCTTACCTTCTACCCGTGCTCCCAATGCCACAAGTACATGACGCCGAACCCGCAGCCCCGCAAACTCGAGGCGGCGCCGCATCCGGCAGCCCTGCAGCACGGCAACGGC from Betaproteobacteria bacterium includes the following:
- a CDS encoding c-type cytochrome → MWKRYACIAAAASIVSAGSAFGALDDAAATAILSKAGCRACHAVDKKMVGPSYQDIAKKYKGDAKAVATLAEKVRKGGSGNWGTVPMPPSPPEKISDADLKAVLEWILSK
- a CDS encoding transglutaminase family protein; this translates as MTYAWFTDVRTDALTITSAFEVETLRTDAFDYLLDANFTAVPVRYPIEVARVLQPYLAGEAAASVRDFATAVRGDAGEAPPAFLDALNRAIHTRTRLAIRDDGRPAQSAAETLALGRGACRDATVLFMEAARCMGFAARFVSGYRRGDLTRPDRHLHAWAEVFVPGGGWRGWDPVEGVGVADRHVALAASAEQMHTMPVSGAYFGSGVGSTLGYTIRIEAESHYFPTSN